A single window of Theropithecus gelada isolate Dixy chromosome 9, Tgel_1.0, whole genome shotgun sequence DNA harbors:
- the FUT11 gene encoding alpha-(1,3)-fucosyltransferase 11 isoform X1, with amino-acid sequence MAAGPTGAVLALLGVLSVCAARTYGSVAEREAGGEAEWAEPWDGAVFRPPSALGAVGVTRSSGTPRPGREEAGDLPVLLWWSPGLFPHFPGDSERIECARGACVTSRNRRALRDSRTRALLFYGTDFRASAAPLPRLAHQSWALLHEESPLNNFLLSHGPGIRLFNLTSTFSRHSDYPLSLQWLPGTAYLRRPVPPLRERAEWRRRGYAPLLYLQSHCDVPADRDRYVRELMRHIPVDSYGKCLQNRELPTARLQDTATATTEDPELLAFLSRYKFHLALENAICNDYMTEKLWRPMHLGAVPVYRGSPSVRDWMPNNHSVILIDDFESPQKLAEFIDFLDKNDEEYMKYLAYKQPGGITNQFLLDSLKHREWGVNDPLLPNYLNGFECFVCDHELARLDAEKAHAASPGDSPVLEPHIAQPSHMDCPMPTPGFGNVEEIPENDSWKEMWLQDYWQGLDQGEALTAMIHNNETEQRKFWDYLHEIFMKRQHL; translated from the exons ATGGCGGCCGGCCCCACTGGGGCGGTGCTGGCCCTCCTGGGGGTGCTCAGTGTCTGTGCAGCCCGCACCTATGGGTCCGTGGCGGAGAGGGAGGCCGGCGGTGAGGCGGAATGGGCGGAACCGTGGGATGGCGCGGTTTTCCGGCCGCCCTCGGCGCTGGGCGCAGTGGGGGTGACGCGGAGCTCCGGAACGCCGAgaccagggagggaggaggccggAGATTTGCCGGTGCTGCTGTGGTGGAGCCCAGGGCTATTCCCCCACTTCCCGGGAGACTCGGAGCGCATCGAGTGTGCGCGCGGCGCTTGCGTGACGTCCCGGAACCGCCGAGCGCTGAGGGACTCGCGGACGCGCGCGCTGCTCTTCTACGGCACCGACTTCCGCGCTTCGGCCGCGCCGCTGCCGCGCCTGGCGCACCAGAGCTGGGCGCTCCTCCACGAGGAGTCGCCCCTCAACAACTTCTTGCTGAGCCACGGCCCGGGCATCCGCCTCTTCAATCTTACCTCCACATTCAGTCGCCACTCGGATTACCCGCTGTCGCTGCAGTGGCTGCCCGGGACCGCCTATCTGCGCCGCCCGGTGCCTCCGCTCCGGGAACGCGCGGAGTGGCGCCGCCGCGGCTACGCGCCGCTGCTCTATCTCCAGTCCCACTGCGACGTGCCTGCGGACCGGGACCGCTACGTGCGCGAGCTCATGCGCCACATCCCG GTAGACTCCTACGGGAAATGCCTGCAGAATCGGGAGCTGCCAACTGCGCGGCTACAGGACACAGCCACGGCCACCACCGAGGATCCAGAGCTCTTGGCTTTCTTGTCCCGCTATAAGTTCCACTTGGCCCTGGAAAATGCCATCTGTAACGACTACATGACAGAAAAACTGTGGCGTCCCATGCATCTGGGCGCTGTGCCTGTGTACCGCGGCTCTCCCTCTGTGAGGGACTGGATGCCGAACAATCACTCCGTCATCCTGATTGATGATTTTGAGTCTCCTCAGAAGCTGGCAGAGTTTATTGACTTTCTGGACAAGAATGATGAGGAATATATGAAATACCTGGCATACAAGCAACCTGGGGGCATCACCAACCAATTCCTTCTGGATAGTCTGAAGCATCGGGAGTGGGGAGTGAATGATCCTTTGCTGCCTAACTACCTCAACGGCTTCGAGTGTTTCGTCTGTGACCACGAACTGGCTCGGCTGGATGCCGAGAAAGCCCACGCGGCCTCTCCCGGGGACAGCCCCGTCCTTGAGCCCCACATTGCCCAGCCCTCACACATGGACTGCCCAATGCCCACACCTGGCTTTGGCAATGTGGAAGAGATTCCTGAGAATGACAG
- the FUT11 gene encoding alpha-(1,3)-fucosyltransferase 11 isoform X2: protein MAAGPTGAVLALLGVLSVCAARTYGSVAEREAGGEAEWAEPWDGAVFRPPSALGAVGVTRSSGTPRPGREEAGDLPVLLWWSPGLFPHFPGDSERIECARGACVTSRNRRALRDSRTRALLFYGTDFRASAAPLPRLAHQSWALLHEESPLNNFLLSHGPGIRLFNLTSTFSRHSDYPLSLQWLPGTAYLRRPVPPLRERAEWRRRGYAPLLYLQSHCDVPADRDRYVRELMRHIPVDSYGKCLQNRELPTARLQDTATATTEDPELLAFLSRYKFHLALENAICNDYMTEKLWRPMHLGAVPVYRGSPSVRDWMPNNHSVILIDDFESPQKLAEFIDFLDKNDEEYMKYLAYKQPGGITNQFLLDSLKHREWGVNDPLLPNYLNGFECFVCDHELARLDAEKAHAASPGDSPVLEPHIAQPSHMDCPMPTPGFGNVEEIPENDSSLVQVRDHCICLRCLWPHSEKGRTHNYAAVP, encoded by the exons ATGGCGGCCGGCCCCACTGGGGCGGTGCTGGCCCTCCTGGGGGTGCTCAGTGTCTGTGCAGCCCGCACCTATGGGTCCGTGGCGGAGAGGGAGGCCGGCGGTGAGGCGGAATGGGCGGAACCGTGGGATGGCGCGGTTTTCCGGCCGCCCTCGGCGCTGGGCGCAGTGGGGGTGACGCGGAGCTCCGGAACGCCGAgaccagggagggaggaggccggAGATTTGCCGGTGCTGCTGTGGTGGAGCCCAGGGCTATTCCCCCACTTCCCGGGAGACTCGGAGCGCATCGAGTGTGCGCGCGGCGCTTGCGTGACGTCCCGGAACCGCCGAGCGCTGAGGGACTCGCGGACGCGCGCGCTGCTCTTCTACGGCACCGACTTCCGCGCTTCGGCCGCGCCGCTGCCGCGCCTGGCGCACCAGAGCTGGGCGCTCCTCCACGAGGAGTCGCCCCTCAACAACTTCTTGCTGAGCCACGGCCCGGGCATCCGCCTCTTCAATCTTACCTCCACATTCAGTCGCCACTCGGATTACCCGCTGTCGCTGCAGTGGCTGCCCGGGACCGCCTATCTGCGCCGCCCGGTGCCTCCGCTCCGGGAACGCGCGGAGTGGCGCCGCCGCGGCTACGCGCCGCTGCTCTATCTCCAGTCCCACTGCGACGTGCCTGCGGACCGGGACCGCTACGTGCGCGAGCTCATGCGCCACATCCCG GTAGACTCCTACGGGAAATGCCTGCAGAATCGGGAGCTGCCAACTGCGCGGCTACAGGACACAGCCACGGCCACCACCGAGGATCCAGAGCTCTTGGCTTTCTTGTCCCGCTATAAGTTCCACTTGGCCCTGGAAAATGCCATCTGTAACGACTACATGACAGAAAAACTGTGGCGTCCCATGCATCTGGGCGCTGTGCCTGTGTACCGCGGCTCTCCCTCTGTGAGGGACTGGATGCCGAACAATCACTCCGTCATCCTGATTGATGATTTTGAGTCTCCTCAGAAGCTGGCAGAGTTTATTGACTTTCTGGACAAGAATGATGAGGAATATATGAAATACCTGGCATACAAGCAACCTGGGGGCATCACCAACCAATTCCTTCTGGATAGTCTGAAGCATCGGGAGTGGGGAGTGAATGATCCTTTGCTGCCTAACTACCTCAACGGCTTCGAGTGTTTCGTCTGTGACCACGAACTGGCTCGGCTGGATGCCGAGAAAGCCCACGCGGCCTCTCCCGGGGACAGCCCCGTCCTTGAGCCCCACATTGCCCAGCCCTCACACATGGACTGCCCAATGCCCACACCTGGCTTTGGCAATGTGGAAGAGATTCCTGAGAATGACAG